The following proteins come from a genomic window of Gimesia chilikensis:
- a CDS encoding glycosyl hydrolase family 8: protein MRRLYATLLHWFSTQHSTPRRSRATISQQTESLEVRTLLAAHPLADAPDIQFEVDNDWGSGRTAILTLNNDESTAFTDWKLEFKYSGTIESLWNAEVQNLGGGQYRITPPSWDDTLDPGESLAIGFVARGTHSEPTDFVFMGNGDPTDPNDPGDPDPVINTPNKPSVSVLADAGSGGFRVTMNLWAGDAADHWKLYENGTLIYEADLPGSSTPQTDSLLLTDRDYGVFNYQVEVSNTAGTALSDEVVYVAGDASEIGIQGVDLAGQALQVTIDQVAYDYTLTSPNQAAQFSVVTNNSRVIQAEMVNGDTLRITGLEAGRASLRIMDLDSGEERFIGIRVRTVDGQLPGLPDYVTIGSVSEDTTGDLSFWQDFGDSDATNKYVDSRYIYLNGGPITGWRSWDPDRVSSYVRESMKLGMIPQFVYYNIPDGGESYTTDLAHIQSLSYMESYFQDLKFALDTIRTEAGDELVQMILEPDFIGYLMQNAGTSASNISAMTSAVYSSGVLQSGVDPQFDNTVTGLIEAINYSISKYAPNVEFGWQFNLWASPGIETPIPGTGIVHLSDTLGIEAGRAAIAREAELIAQYYMDAGILSYGAGFISLDKYGLDAGAQNGAADDPAGSTWFWNSDHWQNYLLIVQTLTQTTEREMVLWQLPVGHINDSLADNPYDENGVFDPLTNTTRQYEDSAPTFFLGDTFTASGDRLAYFSTNALNDSKLTVNGNTITWGSHVEEARAAGVRQILFGAGVGISTDSIGSEPTDDYWWITKVQEYYQDPVAWDGLVEPPEEVTPVVSIAGATVVEGESGSVLATLVISLSEAATQPVTVNYQTSNGTATAGEDYEASSGQISFAVGETSKTISIRIYGDTQVEADEQFYVTLSSPVGAVLDGGTATAANTITNDDVVTNENEISVTTPFETSVTISIGTSTGDPDFGSHVQQYVDGTLLPSQYSQEQLDQIVANYYDQWKSDWLRVDPGGNGYRVVMDSQGRTTSEAQGYGMLVLSHMDGYDPNAHTIFDGLFRYSRANPSEGNPDLMDWAQPDAYGNSSAFDGDADIAYALLVADAQWGSDGEINYLQEAITIINAMYESTIGPQSHLPMLGDWVDPNGGQRNQWSVRTSDFMYGHFRAFEAATQTGAWDAVISATQDVMTKLQEQSGTGLVPDFVIVDPQTGAVSPAPSGFLEVNDQHYWYNAGRVPWRLGADAVFSGDSVSLAQAQMLSEFFQQSSGGNPSQILGGYQLDGTPLNNWSDPFFRAAVGVSAMTGSDTADQTWLNSVFDSVATTHSNYYADSVSMLSMLVMSGNYINPVNGMGSSGLTLQSFTQPAHGAVVDNQDGTLTYSPDAGYSGADSFVYTTVSETGSVTTTTVSVTVEEYVAVVPEMFINNVTVTEGDAGTVQAVFTVALSEPATETVMVQFNTQNGTAIAGMDYQAASGQLIFQPGETQKTITVPILGDVVIESGEEFQVVLDQVVGATLVTDTGIGSILDNDAPAPSAEVDFTNVNDWGSGFQGAIEIRNESDVILEEWTLEFTFAGDITDIWNAEIVSHVGDTYVIRGASWNEDISVGGMISFGFIASPGGLNEPLSDFILNGSPI from the coding sequence ATGAGACGACTTTATGCGACCCTGCTGCATTGGTTCTCTACACAGCACTCCACCCCCCGGCGGTCTCGCGCCACAATATCTCAACAGACCGAATCGCTTGAAGTACGAACGCTTCTGGCTGCGCATCCGCTGGCCGATGCGCCCGATATTCAGTTCGAAGTTGATAATGACTGGGGCTCCGGTCGAACCGCGATTCTGACTTTGAACAATGATGAATCTACTGCTTTCACGGACTGGAAACTGGAATTCAAATACAGTGGCACGATTGAGTCACTCTGGAACGCCGAGGTACAAAACCTGGGTGGAGGCCAGTACCGGATCACACCTCCCAGTTGGGATGATACTTTAGATCCTGGAGAATCACTGGCGATCGGATTTGTCGCCAGAGGAACTCACAGTGAACCCACTGATTTTGTGTTTATGGGAAATGGTGATCCAACGGATCCGAACGACCCAGGTGATCCTGATCCGGTCATCAATACACCCAATAAACCGAGTGTCAGTGTGCTGGCGGACGCCGGTTCCGGCGGATTTCGAGTGACGATGAATCTCTGGGCCGGGGATGCGGCAGATCACTGGAAGCTGTATGAGAACGGGACGCTGATCTACGAGGCAGACTTGCCCGGCAGTTCCACGCCTCAGACCGACAGCTTGTTGCTTACGGATCGGGATTATGGCGTATTCAATTATCAGGTCGAAGTCAGTAATACAGCCGGAACTGCGCTGAGTGATGAAGTCGTCTATGTAGCCGGGGATGCCAGTGAAATCGGAATTCAGGGCGTGGATCTGGCAGGGCAGGCCCTGCAGGTAACGATAGATCAGGTGGCCTATGATTATACTTTGACCTCACCCAATCAGGCGGCGCAATTCAGCGTGGTGACAAATAATTCACGCGTGATCCAGGCCGAGATGGTGAACGGGGACACGTTACGGATCACCGGTCTGGAAGCAGGCAGAGCTTCGCTGCGCATCATGGATCTTGATTCCGGCGAAGAACGTTTTATTGGTATTCGTGTGCGGACTGTCGATGGTCAGCTTCCGGGGCTGCCGGATTATGTAACTATTGGTTCGGTGAGTGAAGATACCACTGGTGACCTCTCATTCTGGCAGGATTTTGGTGACAGTGATGCAACCAACAAGTATGTAGACTCGCGTTATATCTATCTCAACGGGGGCCCGATTACGGGATGGCGCAGTTGGGATCCGGACCGGGTCAGCAGTTATGTGCGTGAAAGTATGAAGTTGGGCATGATCCCCCAGTTCGTGTACTACAACATTCCGGATGGCGGAGAAAGTTATACGACTGATTTGGCGCATATCCAGAGCCTGTCGTATATGGAAAGCTATTTCCAGGATCTGAAATTCGCATTGGATACCATTCGCACCGAAGCGGGGGACGAACTGGTACAGATGATTCTGGAACCTGATTTTATTGGGTACCTGATGCAAAACGCAGGTACCTCTGCGAGTAATATCTCCGCGATGACGAGTGCCGTTTACAGTAGTGGTGTTCTGCAATCAGGTGTGGATCCGCAATTCGATAATACGGTAACCGGGTTGATCGAAGCGATCAATTACAGCATCAGCAAGTATGCACCGAATGTGGAATTCGGCTGGCAGTTTAACCTCTGGGCGTCACCGGGAATTGAAACACCGATTCCGGGTACAGGTATTGTGCACCTGTCTGATACGCTAGGTATCGAAGCCGGTCGAGCTGCGATCGCCCGCGAAGCGGAACTGATTGCCCAGTATTATATGGATGCCGGTATTCTCAGTTATGGAGCCGGTTTTATCTCACTGGACAAGTATGGGCTGGACGCCGGGGCGCAGAATGGTGCAGCTGACGATCCGGCGGGTAGTACCTGGTTCTGGAACAGTGACCACTGGCAGAATTATCTGTTGATCGTCCAGACGCTCACGCAGACAACAGAGCGTGAAATGGTACTCTGGCAACTTCCGGTCGGGCACATCAACGACAGCCTGGCCGATAACCCGTATGATGAGAATGGTGTCTTCGATCCACTTACCAACACGACTCGTCAGTATGAAGATTCTGCCCCAACCTTTTTCCTGGGGGATACGTTTACGGCAAGTGGAGATCGTCTGGCTTACTTTTCCACCAATGCACTGAATGACAGCAAACTGACGGTTAACGGTAATACGATTACCTGGGGTTCGCATGTGGAAGAGGCGCGAGCGGCAGGAGTCCGGCAGATTCTCTTCGGGGCGGGGGTCGGGATCAGTACTGATTCCATTGGTAGCGAGCCCACCGATGATTACTGGTGGATAACCAAAGTGCAGGAGTATTACCAGGATCCCGTCGCCTGGGATGGACTCGTAGAGCCTCCTGAAGAGGTAACGCCTGTGGTGAGTATCGCTGGCGCTACGGTTGTGGAGGGCGAAAGTGGTTCTGTGCTGGCGACTCTGGTCATCTCATTGTCTGAGGCGGCGACACAACCTGTCACGGTTAATTATCAAACCTCCAATGGAACTGCGACTGCTGGAGAAGACTATGAAGCTTCCAGCGGACAGATCTCATTTGCTGTGGGGGAGACTTCGAAAACGATCTCGATTCGCATCTATGGTGATACACAGGTGGAAGCGGACGAGCAGTTTTATGTGACCCTGAGCAGTCCCGTCGGTGCGGTACTGGATGGGGGGACTGCAACCGCAGCTAATACGATTACCAATGATGATGTAGTGACCAATGAAAATGAAATATCAGTGACAACTCCCTTTGAAACATCTGTCACGATTTCGATTGGAACTTCGACTGGTGATCCAGATTTTGGCAGTCACGTTCAGCAATATGTGGATGGAACGCTGCTCCCCAGCCAGTATAGCCAGGAACAACTGGATCAGATTGTGGCCAACTACTACGACCAGTGGAAGTCGGACTGGCTGCGAGTCGATCCAGGCGGGAATGGCTATCGGGTAGTGATGGATTCACAGGGACGCACTACTTCTGAAGCGCAGGGCTATGGAATGCTGGTTCTGTCGCATATGGATGGTTACGACCCGAACGCCCATACCATTTTTGATGGTCTGTTCCGTTATTCCCGCGCCAACCCCAGCGAGGGGAATCCGGACCTGATGGACTGGGCACAGCCGGATGCGTATGGAAACAGCAGTGCCTTCGACGGCGATGCCGATATTGCCTATGCTTTGCTGGTGGCTGACGCACAATGGGGCAGTGATGGTGAGATTAATTATCTGCAGGAAGCGATCACCATTATTAATGCAATGTACGAATCGACGATCGGTCCGCAAAGTCATCTGCCGATGCTGGGAGACTGGGTTGATCCCAACGGCGGTCAGCGGAATCAATGGTCAGTGCGTACCAGCGACTTCATGTATGGTCATTTTCGAGCTTTTGAAGCCGCGACTCAGACCGGCGCCTGGGACGCAGTTATTTCAGCGACACAGGACGTAATGACGAAGCTGCAGGAGCAATCAGGGACGGGGCTGGTTCCGGATTTTGTGATCGTTGATCCTCAGACTGGTGCAGTGTCACCGGCTCCTTCTGGATTTCTTGAGGTCAACGATCAACACTACTGGTATAACGCGGGACGTGTGCCCTGGCGCTTAGGTGCGGATGCCGTTTTCAGTGGTGACTCTGTCTCTTTGGCTCAGGCACAGATGCTTTCTGAGTTCTTTCAGCAGTCATCGGGAGGGAATCCCTCTCAGATTCTGGGGGGATACCAGCTGGATGGAACACCATTGAATAACTGGAGCGATCCCTTCTTCAGAGCAGCGGTGGGCGTTTCAGCCATGACTGGTTCTGATACGGCAGACCAAACCTGGCTGAACTCTGTGTTTGACAGTGTGGCTACGACGCACTCGAATTACTATGCAGATTCAGTTTCAATGTTGAGTATGCTGGTTATGTCCGGGAACTACATCAATCCCGTCAACGGGATGGGTAGTAGCGGGTTGACGCTGCAGTCGTTTACTCAACCAGCGCATGGTGCAGTTGTCGACAATCAGGATGGCACGTTGACCTATTCTCCGGATGCTGGCTACTCGGGGGCAGACAGTTTTGTATATACGACAGTTTCAGAGACGGGGAGTGTTACTACGACGACTGTTTCAGTGACCGTCGAAGAGTATGTTGCTGTCGTTCCCGAGATGTTCATCAATAATGTGACAGTCACGGAAGGGGATGCCGGCACCGTTCAAGCAGTATTTACAGTTGCGTTGAGTGAGCCTGCGACAGAGACTGTGATGGTACAGTTCAACACTCAGAATGGAACTGCGATTGCGGGCATGGACTATCAGGCTGCCAGTGGTCAGCTGATCTTTCAGCCTGGAGAAACTCAGAAAACGATCACGGTTCCGATTCTGGGGGACGTGGTGATTGAATCCGGAGAAGAATTCCAGGTGGTGCTTGATCAGGTTGTGGGAGCGACTCTGGTTACTGATACGGGGATTGGATCCATACTGGATAATGATGCTCCCGCCCCCTCTGCGGAAGTGGACTTTACCAACGTCAATGACTGGGGGAGTGGGTTCCAGGGGGCGATTGAGATTCGGAATGAGAGTGATGTCATCCTGGAAGAGTGGACGCTGGAGTTCACTTTTGCAGGGGACATTACTGATATCTGGAATGCTGAAATTGTCTCGCATGTGGGGGATACCTACGTTATTCGTGGGGCCTCGTGGAATGAAGATATTTCAGTCGGCGGGATGATCTCCTTTGGCTTTATTGCTTCACCAGGGGGACTGAATGAGCCTTTGTCGGATTTCATTCTGAATGGATCTCCGATTTGA